In Phoenix dactylifera cultivar Barhee BC4 unplaced genomic scaffold, palm_55x_up_171113_PBpolish2nd_filt_p 000382F, whole genome shotgun sequence, a single window of DNA contains:
- the LOC113461755 gene encoding protein MODIFYING WALL LIGNIN-1-like, translating into MERKAVVVCVAAGFLGLLSAALGFAAEATRVKISDVQTTMPGDCVYPRSPALALGLTAAVALMMAQAIINTVTGCICCKKHLNPSDTNWTVALISFIISWVTFIIAFLLLLTGAALNDQHGEESMYFGNYCYVVKPGVFSGGAVMSLASVALGIVYYVALSSSKNVQSWDPQQNQGIAMGQPQIPPQSTQPVFVHEDTYNRQQFP; encoded by the exons ATGGAGAGGAAAGCGGTGGTGGTTTGCGTGGCGGCGGGCTTTCTGGGGCTTCTCTCCGCCGCGCTGGGCTTCGCCGCGGAGGCGACAAGGGTCAAG ATCTCAGATGTTCAAACAACAATGCCAGGGGATTGTGTATATCCAAGGAGTCCAGCATTAGCTCTAGGCCTAACAGCAGCAGTAGCGCTTATGATGGCTCAGGCAATCATCAACACTGTAACTGGGTGCATATGTTGCAAGAAGCATCTAAATCCATCGGACACCAACTGGACTGTAGCATTGATATCCTTCATTATTTCTTG GGTGACCTTTATAATAGCATTCCTTCTGTTATTAACCGGTGCTGCACTCAATGACCAGCATGGTGAGGAAAGCATGTACTTTGGTAACTATTGCTATGTTGTCAAGCCTGGAGTTTTCTCTGGAGGGGCTGTAATGTCCCTCGCAAGTGTTGCTCTGGGGATCGTTTACTATGTTGCCTTATCATCATCAAAGAATGTGCAGTCTTGGGATCCCCAGCAAAACCAGGGCATTGCAATGGGGCAACCTCAGATCCCTCCGCAGAGCACGCAACCAGTTTTTGTGCATGAGGATACATATAACAGGCAGCAATTTCCCTGA